In Sphingobacterium zeae, one genomic interval encodes:
- a CDS encoding glycoside hydrolase family 2 protein, translating to MMAHIASAQIGKEIQYLSGTDNVHTVNWDFWVTGGRKAGKWDKIAVPSHWEQQGFGAYNYGRDYVTYGKNFTFHDEKGLYRHQFTVPKNWKGKKINLVFEGSMTDTEVKINGKLAGDIHQGAFYQFKYDVTDKITFGKANILEATVSKMSSDKSVNNAERLADYWILGGIYRPVYLEATVQEHISWTAIDAKADGAFRSNVHLEGLSKANKLSVEIKDLKGNVIAIQQFPITAKDSVKLIEMKVENPLLWTAETPNLYQVIYTLWNGKNKEYQYQDRFGFRTIEVREGDGIYVNGVKVKMKGVNRHVWWPETGRSVNAQLDLNDVKLIKEMNMNAVRCSHYPPDRSFLAYCDSLGLYVLDELAGWQKAYSTVVGKKLVREMVIRDANHPSIILWSNGNEGGHNKELVDEYKKYDLSSRTVIHAHHRPGNAINGIDCNHYEDFYSTKKILEGPNIYMPTEFLHAQDDGGAAAGLADIWELHWNAKLGAGGFIWDFADEGIVRTDFNNAIDVNRVNAPDGILGPHREKEGSFYAIREIYSPVHITMKKLPADFNGIIPVENRYHFTDLKDCRFEGKLVTYQQPYAEEAGVDSVLKLKINSPVLAPTQKGNVQLNLPSDWKQYDALILMATDPHGEEIYTWTWRVKSNQVLTAEILPLKSSTDVEAKEDSVNYILKANGITAFISKKTGLLVDLANDYSMKLAFNNGPVLIDGQSELKSAKRWKDGKNEAVEFMFDGNLSFIRWTMRPDGWLKLDYAYNMKKTVPYAGVSFNFPENYIIGAKWLGNGPYRVWKNRMQGVTLNTWEKMYNDGKAGIGPWAFPEFKGYFSDVSWVQFNTVQGKFLVATDQEDLFVRLFEFYGISGPKGYPQLPSGDISFLDAIPPIGTKLALGINGNAGVNGPAGELNQMDKRINRTLYFYFGTPKGEKENTQFVMPKVNVLTD from the coding sequence ATGATGGCACATATCGCCTCAGCGCAAATTGGGAAAGAAATACAGTATCTTTCGGGAACTGACAACGTTCATACCGTTAATTGGGATTTTTGGGTGACGGGGGGGCGTAAAGCCGGGAAATGGGATAAGATCGCTGTGCCTAGCCATTGGGAACAACAAGGGTTCGGGGCATACAACTATGGACGGGATTATGTGACTTATGGCAAGAATTTTACCTTTCATGATGAGAAAGGTCTATATCGGCATCAATTTACTGTCCCAAAGAATTGGAAAGGGAAAAAAATAAACCTTGTTTTTGAAGGTTCAATGACGGATACTGAAGTCAAGATCAACGGGAAGCTAGCCGGAGATATCCATCAGGGTGCTTTTTATCAGTTTAAATACGATGTTACCGACAAGATCACCTTTGGCAAGGCCAATATATTGGAGGCTACTGTGTCAAAAATGTCTTCCGATAAATCCGTTAACAATGCGGAGCGCCTTGCGGATTATTGGATTTTAGGGGGTATTTATAGGCCCGTATACCTTGAAGCGACAGTACAGGAACACATCAGCTGGACGGCTATCGATGCAAAGGCAGACGGAGCTTTTCGAAGCAATGTGCACTTAGAGGGGCTCTCTAAGGCTAATAAACTATCGGTAGAGATCAAAGATCTGAAGGGTAATGTGATCGCGATTCAACAGTTTCCAATTACTGCGAAAGACTCAGTGAAATTGATCGAAATGAAAGTTGAAAACCCTTTATTATGGACCGCCGAGACACCAAACCTATATCAGGTCATCTATACCTTGTGGAATGGGAAGAATAAAGAATATCAATATCAAGATCGCTTTGGGTTCAGAACAATTGAAGTTCGTGAGGGAGATGGCATTTATGTCAATGGTGTAAAAGTGAAGATGAAAGGTGTTAATCGTCATGTATGGTGGCCCGAAACCGGACGGTCGGTAAACGCGCAATTGGATCTGAACGATGTTAAATTGATCAAAGAAATGAATATGAATGCGGTCCGCTGTTCGCATTATCCGCCAGATAGATCTTTTTTGGCCTATTGCGATTCATTGGGCTTATATGTTTTGGATGAATTGGCTGGCTGGCAAAAAGCATACAGTACTGTTGTGGGTAAAAAGTTGGTGCGAGAAATGGTTATTCGAGATGCCAACCATCCTTCCATTATACTTTGGAGCAACGGCAATGAAGGTGGACATAATAAAGAACTTGTAGACGAGTACAAGAAATATGATCTTTCGTCGAGAACAGTCATTCATGCACATCATAGACCGGGAAATGCAATCAATGGAATCGACTGTAACCATTATGAAGATTTTTATTCAACAAAAAAAATTCTGGAAGGACCAAATATTTATATGCCAACGGAATTTCTCCACGCACAGGATGATGGAGGTGCTGCGGCAGGATTGGCGGATATATGGGAGCTGCACTGGAATGCCAAATTGGGTGCCGGCGGATTTATCTGGGATTTTGCAGATGAAGGTATTGTGCGTACAGATTTCAATAATGCGATTGATGTCAACCGAGTAAATGCCCCTGATGGAATTCTTGGGCCACATCGCGAAAAAGAGGGAAGTTTCTATGCTATTCGGGAAATCTATTCACCTGTGCATATTACGATGAAGAAATTACCTGCCGACTTCAATGGAATTATTCCCGTGGAAAATCGATATCACTTTACAGACCTAAAAGATTGCAGGTTTGAGGGTAAATTGGTGACGTATCAACAACCCTATGCCGAAGAAGCAGGGGTGGACTCGGTGTTGAAACTAAAGATAAATAGTCCTGTATTGGCGCCGACTCAAAAAGGAAACGTGCAGTTGAATTTACCGAGCGATTGGAAACAATATGATGCGCTAATATTGATGGCAACTGACCCACATGGGGAGGAAATTTATACTTGGACCTGGCGTGTAAAATCCAATCAGGTTCTTACAGCTGAAATTCTACCTTTAAAATCTTCGACCGATGTTGAAGCGAAAGAGGACAGTGTGAATTATATCCTCAAGGCAAACGGAATAACAGCTTTTATCTCCAAAAAAACAGGATTATTGGTTGATCTAGCCAATGATTATAGCATGAAATTAGCTTTTAATAATGGCCCGGTGCTTATTGATGGACAGTCGGAGCTGAAAAGTGCTAAACGTTGGAAAGACGGAAAAAATGAAGCTGTTGAGTTTATGTTTGATGGTAACCTAAGTTTTATCCGTTGGACGATGCGGCCAGACGGCTGGTTGAAACTTGATTATGCTTACAATATGAAAAAAACGGTGCCTTATGCCGGAGTAAGCTTCAACTTTCCTGAAAACTATATTATTGGGGCCAAATGGCTCGGTAATGGACCGTATCGCGTATGGAAGAATAGGATGCAAGGTGTCACCCTAAATACATGGGAAAAAATGTATAATGACGGAAAAGCCGGTATTGGTCCATGGGCATTTCCTGAATTTAAAGGCTACTTCTCCGATGTTAGCTGGGTACAATTCAATACCGTGCAAGGCAAGTTTTTGGTCGCAACAGATCAGGAAGATTTATTTGTGCGATTGTTCGAGTTTTACGGAATTTCCGGTCCTAAAGGATATCCGCAATTGCCGTCTGGAGATATTTCCTTTTTAGATGCTATTCCCCCTATTGGAACAAAACTGGCATTGGGAATCAATGGAAATGCTGGGGTGAATGGACCCGCAGGTGAGCTTAATCAAATGGATAAAAGGATTAACCGGACACTCTATTTTTATTTTGGAACCCCAAAAGGCGAAAAAGAAAATACACAATTTGTGATGCCTAAGGTTAATGTGTTGACAGATTAA
- a CDS encoding rhamnogalacturonidase codes for MMKKFFRFLLLLTSIAILSNAHAQGKFPDGTAISKWFETVKSTEIETLGKKFLITDFGVASDSTIVQTAKIQQAIDKAYTSGGGVVIVPKGVYLSGSLFFKPNTHLHLEEGAVLKGSDDIADFALAETRMEGQTVKYFLALVNADQVDGFTISGKGTLDGNGLRYWRSFWLRRQFNPQCTNMDEMRPRLLYVSNSKDVQVSGIRLINSPFWTSHYYKCENLKLIGLHISAPKEPVKAPSSDAIDLDVCRNVLIKDCYLSVNDDAIALKGGKGPKSDKDPNNGPNSNIIIENCFFGFCHSALTCGSESIHSYNVIFRNNTLDKARKLLQLKMRPDTPQEYENILIENIKGNVNSMLFIKPWTQFFDLKGEKDIKMSYAKNIVLRNIDLDCDIVFDVLNSEQYVLSDFTFQNLHVRAAKDPVIHKEYVKNFVLNQVTVNSKMQ; via the coding sequence ATGATGAAAAAATTCTTTCGATTTTTACTCCTGCTTACATCAATTGCGATCTTGTCCAATGCACATGCGCAAGGCAAGTTTCCGGACGGAACAGCAATCTCAAAATGGTTTGAGACTGTAAAATCGACTGAGATCGAAACGCTCGGAAAGAAATTTCTCATCACAGATTTTGGTGTTGCGTCAGATAGCACCATCGTGCAAACGGCCAAAATTCAACAGGCTATTGATAAGGCCTATACCAGCGGTGGAGGTGTAGTCATAGTGCCTAAAGGTGTCTACCTGAGTGGATCCTTATTTTTTAAACCGAATACACATTTACACCTTGAAGAAGGAGCTGTACTGAAAGGAAGCGATGATATTGCGGATTTTGCGCTAGCGGAGACTAGGATGGAAGGGCAAACAGTGAAGTATTTTTTGGCGCTTGTCAATGCAGACCAGGTGGATGGATTTACAATTTCGGGTAAAGGTACACTCGATGGAAACGGGTTACGCTACTGGCGATCCTTCTGGCTTAGGAGACAGTTTAATCCACAATGCACAAATATGGACGAGATGCGTCCACGTTTACTTTATGTGTCCAACAGCAAGGATGTACAGGTTTCCGGCATTCGCTTGATCAATTCACCTTTTTGGACCTCACATTATTATAAATGTGAAAATCTCAAATTGATCGGTTTACATATTTCAGCACCAAAGGAACCTGTGAAAGCGCCTAGTTCAGATGCGATTGATTTGGATGTCTGCCGCAATGTATTGATAAAGGATTGTTACTTATCCGTTAATGATGACGCCATTGCATTAAAAGGTGGTAAAGGGCCAAAGTCTGATAAAGATCCTAACAATGGCCCCAATTCAAATATTATTATTGAGAACTGTTTCTTTGGTTTTTGTCATAGTGCACTGACTTGTGGTAGTGAATCTATTCATAGTTACAATGTGATTTTTAGGAACAATACCTTAGATAAAGCACGTAAGCTACTGCAATTAAAAATGCGCCCCGATACACCTCAGGAATATGAAAACATTCTGATCGAAAATATTAAGGGAAATGTCAATAGTATGTTGTTTATCAAACCTTGGACTCAGTTTTTTGATTTGAAAGGCGAGAAAGATATCAAAATGTCTTATGCAAAAAATATTGTTTTGCGCAATATTGACCTAGATTGCGACATCGTATTTGATGTACTCAACTCGGAGCAATATGTACTGTCAGATTTTACATTTCAAAATCTGCATGTCCGCGCCGCCAAAGATCCCGTGATTCATAAGGAATATGTTAAAAACTTTGTCCTGAATCAGGTGACTGTTAACAGTAAAATGCAATAA
- a CDS encoding rhamnogalacturonan lyase has product MKTKLVLLTVALIGSLSVSGQRKMEFLDRGMVAVKTTDNAVFLSWRLLGTDDFDTAFSIYRKERNGKQKKLNTSPLTKGTNFLDDHVDLNQDVTYILDIVTRGKEKEVAKLTLPKDQKVQQYLDIPLRTPKGYMPGDVSVGDLDGDGTYELIVHQTGVGHDNAHNGITSEPILQAYKLDGTFLWEINLGKNIREGAHYTQFMVYDLDSDGRAELVCKTADGTKDGLGNVIGDAQADWRDTVLNSRTVGRILKGPEYLTVFDGLTGKALSTVDYLPQRGELSSWGDTNGNRSDRFLACVAYLDGVNPSVIMTRGYYERTALAAWDFKDKKLVNRWVFDSKVRKDPYSGQGYHNLTVADVDQDGKDEIVFGSMVIDDNGRGLYSTGLGHGDALHVGDLDPDRPGLEIFGIHELKGERKGTGVALLDAKTGAILFKSAIDQDIPRGVAANIDPDHKGAYLWWLGSRDMYDTKGNRVGPAPRSTNFLIWWDADLSRELLNSNYIEKYKNGKTERIFTAMGASSINGTKSTPNLSADIFGDWREELILRSDDNQYLRIYTTTIPTEKRVYTLMHDPQYRLSIAWQNVGYNQPPHTGYYLGVSMDRPVKPNIQLVKPARTK; this is encoded by the coding sequence ATGAAGACAAAACTTGTTCTTTTGACTGTGGCGCTGATCGGTTCCCTATCCGTCTCAGGTCAACGTAAAATGGAGTTCTTGGATCGGGGGATGGTGGCTGTAAAAACGACGGATAACGCTGTTTTTTTAAGCTGGCGTTTGCTTGGTACTGACGATTTTGATACGGCCTTTTCAATTTATAGAAAGGAAAGGAACGGCAAACAGAAAAAACTAAATACTTCACCTTTGACCAAAGGGACTAATTTTTTGGACGATCATGTTGATTTGAATCAAGATGTTACCTACATTTTGGATATAGTAACCAGAGGAAAAGAAAAAGAAGTGGCTAAACTGACCTTACCAAAAGATCAAAAAGTACAGCAATACTTGGATATTCCTTTACGCACTCCTAAAGGCTATATGCCTGGGGATGTTTCCGTCGGCGATTTGGATGGTGATGGGACGTATGAACTTATTGTTCATCAGACTGGTGTTGGACACGACAATGCACACAATGGGATTACTTCGGAACCTATATTGCAAGCATACAAACTGGACGGTACTTTTTTATGGGAAATTAATTTGGGTAAAAATATCCGTGAAGGGGCACATTACACCCAATTTATGGTTTATGACCTCGATAGTGATGGCCGTGCGGAGTTAGTCTGTAAAACGGCCGACGGTACGAAAGATGGACTGGGAAATGTTATTGGTGATGCACAGGCCGATTGGCGTGATACCGTATTAAATTCGCGGACAGTTGGTCGTATATTGAAAGGTCCTGAATACTTAACGGTATTTGATGGATTGACGGGAAAAGCCCTGAGTACGGTTGATTATCTGCCACAACGCGGAGAGCTAAGTTCATGGGGGGATACGAATGGCAATCGAAGTGACCGATTTCTGGCTTGTGTAGCCTATTTGGATGGTGTAAATCCTAGTGTTATAATGACGCGGGGATATTATGAACGGACAGCTCTGGCAGCATGGGATTTTAAAGATAAAAAATTAGTGAACCGTTGGGTATTTGATAGCAAAGTGCGTAAAGATCCGTATTCCGGACAGGGATATCATAATCTTACAGTCGCGGATGTTGACCAGGATGGCAAAGATGAAATTGTGTTTGGTTCGATGGTTATTGATGATAATGGCAGAGGTCTATACAGTACAGGACTGGGACATGGTGATGCGCTGCATGTCGGCGACTTAGATCCGGATAGACCCGGCCTGGAGATCTTTGGAATCCATGAACTGAAAGGGGAGCGGAAAGGGACTGGTGTGGCTTTATTGGATGCCAAAACCGGGGCAATTTTGTTTAAAAGTGCAATAGACCAAGATATTCCTCGCGGTGTTGCTGCAAATATAGATCCCGATCATAAAGGGGCGTATCTGTGGTGGCTGGGATCTCGAGATATGTACGATACCAAAGGTAATCGTGTAGGACCGGCTCCGAGATCGACCAATTTTCTGATTTGGTGGGATGCTGATTTGAGCCGTGAACTTTTAAACAGCAACTATATTGAAAAATATAAAAATGGAAAAACAGAACGAATCTTTACGGCGATGGGAGCATCATCGATTAATGGAACTAAAAGTACGCCCAACCTGAGCGCGGATATCTTTGGCGATTGGCGGGAAGAATTGATCCTACGTTCAGATGATAATCAATATCTGCGTATCTATACCACAACGATCCCGACAGAAAAGCGTGTATATACACTCATGCATGATCCACAGTATCGTTTGAGTATAGCATGGCAGAATGTAGGTTATAATCAACCGCCACATACGGGGTATTACCTTGGGGTAAGTATGGATCGTCCGGTCAAACCGAATATTCAGTTGGTGAAGCCTGCCCGCACAAAATAG
- a CDS encoding rhamnogalacturonan acetylesterase: MKHTIKWIGMALVAVVLISFAKQQNRPTIYLIGDSTVKNSNKEYWGWGTLLPELLDTTRVRVDNHAMAGRSTRTFVKEGRWAKVDSLFKPGDFLLIQFGHNEGSKPDTSKQGYRGVLRGIGKDSVVLDWGNGKKETVHTYGENLRLFVIEAKKKGVTPILLSMIPRNQWDDQGKVKRADKDFGLWAKQIAEEQGVPFLDLNSITADKYDRLGPELVKTSFFPGDHTHTNKAGARENAWSVIEGFRRIKSQLVHYIK, from the coding sequence ATGAAGCATACAATAAAATGGATAGGGATGGCATTGGTAGCGGTTGTTTTAATATCCTTTGCAAAGCAGCAAAATAGACCCACGATTTATCTTATCGGTGATTCGACAGTTAAGAACAGCAATAAGGAATATTGGGGCTGGGGTACCCTGCTTCCTGAATTATTGGATACGACACGAGTCCGTGTGGACAATCATGCGATGGCGGGGCGTAGTACACGAACATTTGTCAAAGAAGGAAGATGGGCAAAAGTTGATTCTTTGTTCAAGCCGGGAGATTTTTTATTGATTCAGTTTGGCCACAACGAGGGCAGTAAGCCCGATACCAGCAAACAAGGCTATCGAGGTGTGCTAAGGGGTATCGGTAAAGATTCTGTTGTTTTAGATTGGGGAAATGGAAAGAAGGAGACCGTGCACACTTATGGTGAAAACCTGCGTCTCTTTGTAATTGAAGCAAAGAAAAAGGGGGTAACACCGATTTTGTTATCCATGATTCCGCGCAACCAATGGGATGATCAAGGTAAAGTGAAGCGGGCCGACAAAGACTTTGGCTTGTGGGCTAAGCAGATTGCCGAAGAACAAGGCGTTCCTTTTCTGGATCTGAACAGTATTACCGCAGATAAATATGATCGCCTTGGACCAGAACTGGTAAAAACCAGTTTTTTTCCCGGTGACCATACACATACGAATAAAGCTGGAGCAAGAGAAAATGCATGGTCTGTTATCGAAGGATTTCGGAGGATTAAAAGCCAATTAGTACACTACATTAAATAA